The Spinacia oleracea cultivar Varoflay chromosome 2, BTI_SOV_V1, whole genome shotgun sequence DNA segment tttaggTTGATGTGTGATATAGAACTGTTGATCGTTTACGGCGTGTTTGGTATCattattagtttttgatttcaGATTGATGTGTAACCTTATTTCGTGTACTTAATTCAAAATCAGGTTGTGAAATGCGTAACGGGTCGTAGAAATTTTGTTTGATGTTAGTATTGCATTTTTTTGTACATTTTATATACACAAGCCTTTGTGTATATAAAATTTCTATTCATCGATATGTTTCACCTATATATAACATTACACAAGCTTTACATACAACATATTTCACCTAttgttgtctttttttttttgaggaaatATTGTTGTCTTTTTATGTATAATTATACCCTGTTTATTATTGCAAATTAtagtaatacggagtattaaattCTATAGGTCTtcctatttattttaattattgtaaAATAAGATGATGGAGTATTGTTTAtcacttttctttttcttcttacaAATGATTAAAAGTTTAAAACTCGATGACTTTGCCCACCGTACTTACCCTAGAAGACATTGACTAACTCCACAAATCAAGTCAAAGATTGAGATTTCTACTTCACCCTTTATCCTTTTGTCTTTTGGTACAATAACTAAAGTGGCAGCAACATTCCCCCCTCATTCACACTTCACTATACTTGCCATTGAGATCTTAACTTAGTAGCAAAGATAAGAGCTTTTGTATAATAGTTATTAGTTCGTATTCCTCTCTCCTATTTTAATTTGTAATGACCTTAGTCCATTCAGACAAAAATTTATTTACCCATTTCACACTTTCTTTTGATTACACTTGTTATTTAGTCAAGATATCAACTAGTTAAGTCGACTGTCTTATGAGAACTTTTTTATtgtaattttctatttttggcaTCTTTACCCACTTAATTTTACCAAACTACCGTTTTCTGTATACAATAACTCACCTTTCCccctatttatatatatatatatatatatatatatatatatatatgaaaatgGAGCATGGATGTAATTTACTACGTACTCCGTATATGCTTGCACTGCAAAATTGGGTTGAAGAGTAAAGATTGCAAGTAAAACCAAACATAGGAAGTACTCTTTCCGTACGGAAATGATTGGTGCACTTTCCTTAATCAGTCGTAATTAAATGATTCTTGcactttctatttttggaaaaaatttCCCTTATTTTATTACGTCGTATATCCTTATACCAAATACCCCACTAGTCCACTACTAATATTTAATCCACACTTACCTCCCTTTCCCCACTCCAATTATCTTTTATTTCAATTACACTTACCCTACTCCTTCattctttactaaaattaaCTCACGTTCATTAAATTCAGTGTCGTATAAAGTGCATCAATTATTTTTATACGGATGGAGTATTATAAACTGACTTTTATTCTCAACTAAATCACATGATAAAGTTTCAAAgtgaattaaatggaaaattaaTTTCAGCACTCCGAGAATTAAAACGTAAAGCCTAGGAGTGCCAAAATCAATTCCCGAATTACTTTCTTTGATTATACTGGTTGAAGACTTGAAGATGAGAATAGATAACGACAAGTCGACAACCCTATTGACCTACTCAATAACCCAAAAGGCCAAGAGCCAATAAAATGTACTCAGAGAATAGTATAATCCATTAATCCAATTCCAGCTCTTATTCAATTGATTCTCTAATTTATGTCATCATCAGAAATTTGGTCTTTCCCGATTCTCAATTATATCCAAAATAAATAATCTATCAAAACTAAATTTAGCTCCTTTTTTCTTAAACCCTTCATTCAATTTGACAGATTGGTTTCTGGGTTTGTGTCGATGACTGTATATGATTCGTTTGCTTCTTGGATCAACAGCTTCCTTGCTTGCATGGGGTAtgccatcttcttcttcttcttcttcttctaatTTATTTCTGATTTCAAAATTGTAACCTTTTcaatttataattattttgtcaATTAATTAGTAATTTATGTTCTGTAATACATACTGTTATTCCCTTATTGGATAAAAATTAAGATATGGGTCCTTCTGAACTGattcttttatgttctttggtCACTAGTGATATTTTGAGCTgatatttatttttcctttccAAGATTTTTTTGGTTGGTTGGTTTACTGCTGGGATTAAAACTGTTTTAGTGTAGGAAGAGGCACAAAGGACAAGGCGACAAATGTTGTAGATGGGATTCGATCCCAGGTCTTGGTTACCATCCCTCAATACTTTAATAACTAAGCCAGTTGATATTCACTGGGATTGGGACTGTAAATATGGCATTAGTTGTAAATTAGCTAAATTTGGATTTGAATGGTTAATATGCTGGTAATGATGTAGTTTATTGACTAAGTAAACTCTGGTGACTGTTTTTGAGCTACAATGTTGTTATGAAAGGAGCAGATATCTGATAAGCAGTCTGCCTATTGCTAACTTTCACTTGCAATTTAAACTAAAACAAGTGTGATTTAGTACTGAAAGTGTCACTGCGTCACTTATCATTCCGTAAATTGCTGATTGAAAAGCCGAGAACCATTTATGCACCACCTGAGCAGATGTGGAATTGGTTTATCCCATATGAATAAGCACAAGAAAGATCACTACTGATGACGATGGAGGTTTTCCATGTGTAATTTATAAGTCATGGTTGTTTAGGGGATCAACAGTTAAAATCGTGTTTAATCAAGTTTAACTCCTAAGGTTAGTAGATGTGGATTGGTTCATCCCATATGATTGAGCACAAGAAAGATTACTAATGGCGATGAGGAAGGTTGTGGATGTATAATTTATAGGTCATGGTTGTTTAGGGGATCAACAGTTAAAATCGTGTTTAATCAAGTTCAGCTCCTAAGGTTTTCCTTATAACTTTGTGGTTGTTTCCTTTCATGTGTCCGAGGAAAAACCTCCATGCTTGACCTCATTCTTATTGTCGTATTGACATCAAATGTGCTCACTTGTAGCTATATGTCTATATCGGTTATTAAAGACACCACCATACCTGCTAGGTGAACATTTCTTGCCCTTCACCGAGTCAGCAATCTAGGGAACTTTGCTGTTATATTGACTTCAGAAGTACTCATCACAGTTACATATGGTACTAATTCGGTTGTAGCTAGTAAATGTTGTTCAGTATTCTGCACATTTGTGATAATGTTTTTGGTTATTCAGATGATTTGTCAATTTTCTATGAGCTAAGTTGATACCTTTTAATCTTTTTGAGCTCCTTTTTTTTCCTAGTTTTACACCTCAATTTTGAGTGTTTTTGATGAATGCTGATGGGTGATGACTTCATTTTTTAATTTGTGCAATGTTTGATTTGCGTATTACCTAACGAAATATCACACCCATAGGGTTAGAATTCACTTTTTTAACAGGGTTGCTATCTTGATTTTGGTGTAAGCTATCGTATCTCTTTCTCTGCTTCCTGTATGTTCAGTTGTTTCAGATTCACCGGGGGATAAAATTATTAGTAAAATCTGAAAACTTGTATGAGAGGCTAGTGTTATTCTAATCTCAGAATGACTCCACTCTTATGCAACTTGTTAAGAATTACTTGTGTTTTATTTGATGGGCGATTAAGTATAGGTTATTAAGTCCCCTGGGAGTTTTCTTACATTGTGATGTTTCGGTAGAGTTGTGATATGGTGGGTTCTTTTTCTAGGAAATCACGAGTTTTTGTATACATGCCAGAGATCCAGATTCGTACCCATTTCCTCTTTTATACAATAGCCCCCAACCCAGGGGGTGATATGAATCAAACCCCAACATCTTTGGTGATGTTGATTGGTTTTTCTTGTATTTTGGTGTAATATCTGGATTTCTCAAATGCTGCTAGTATGTGGCTTGTACATATTCATGAATTTGTTTTGGGACAGAGCAGTAGCTGTTTGGGAGGCTGTGCAAAATCAACGCGCGCTCCCCCTGTAGATGATTATCCACCAAAGGGACAACGATGTCAGGGAATGGTGGTAGAGAAACACAGTTTATCAGATGACTTTTGGGGTACCAGCACGGGCGATTTGGAGAACCCGGTCGGTCTATCACAAAGAAGCATTTCTTCACTCAGTACATCCAATGTCAGTTTTCTTTCTGATCTTGGATCATCGAGCATCAACTCCCATAATGACTTCGTTAATCCTGGCAAGTTTTTTCGTTGCACCTTTCTCTACTGGAGTTTCCTTCTTCCACTATTTGCAGTCTTTTTTTAACTTATCTACATTCACCTTTGGGAGTGCTGTAATGTCATTGAACAATCATTTCAAGGGAACACTTTTCATTGACTATGTTTTTCATGATTATCTTAGAATGTCAACTGATTTTTGATGATTTCATGTCGATAGGTCTTCTTCTCTGGACTCAAAACCGTCTTCAATGGATTGGAGCTACAAAATCAAATGAAGATCATCAAGCCATAGGCCCCACAATCAggttacatttctctagagccCTTGATACGAGTCGAGTCACTTACATCACTCATGTGCTAGATTATGTGCCTCCCCCTCGCCATCTCCCCACAGATCTCACCTCCGTTAATATCATTTCATATACCAAGACTGCAAGCAAATTGTCAAAATCTATCCTTGTTCCCAACTAAAGGCTTTGGGTAAAAAAATTGTGAAATAACAACAAGCATTGTGTCTGGTGCATATTGGTGTTCTAGGGACCTTGTCAAACATTTTGCAATTGGTGCGCTATGTTAAtggactcttcattttacctcaagtaTCCGTGTCGGATCCTCAGACACTCGGACATGGAGTATGGACACCGGACACTTAATTTTTGACCAAaatcatgattttttttaacaaaaaatagCCGAGTCGAACACTTGAACACGTACCTGTATCCGGCGTGGGTACCCGAGTCCAGGTAATATAGCTGGTGGGTTCTTGACAAGGTTCCTAGAACACATGCACTTTTTATAAATGGCCAAGTCTTAAACAATCTCAATTTGCAAAGAAAACTAAAACGTACGCATGTTTTATAAATGGCCAAGTCTTACAGAATTTCACATAAGCTCGAATCTTTTAGTTGCCAAGTTTGAGTAACAtatgtcatagttaggcttcgttTATTTTCGTATAGAAAATCCTTAGTTGAACGTATCTGAAAGACTTTATAAAGAGCGAAGCATACTCTATTATGTAACTCGTTAAGGGGCGGGTTCTGACTTCTGAGTTTCTATGAGAACATAACGTATCATGCCAAAAAGATGCTCACCATATCAGAACTCTTTCCGGAAGACTTCTCCTGATTGTTATAAGTGCAACATTAATAAGACAATTAACTTTATGGAATATATTTTCTTACCATCATAGAAATGCGTGTTTTACAGTCTAAATGCTACGTAT contains these protein-coding regions:
- the LOC110796824 gene encoding uncharacterized protein isoform X2, with amino-acid sequence MTVYDSFASWINSFLACMGSCLGGCAKSTRAPPVDDYPPKGQRCQGMVVEKHSLSDDFWGTSTGDLENPVGLSQRSISSLSTSNVSFLSDLGSSSINSHNDFVNPGLLLWTQNRLQWIGATKSNEDHQAIGPTISLLSSRERFRRPIPLSEMVDFLVDVWEQEGLYD
- the LOC110796824 gene encoding uncharacterized protein isoform X1; protein product: MTVYDSFASWINSFLACMGSCLGGCAKSTRAPPVDDYPPKGQRCQGMVVEKHSLSDDFWGTSTGDLENPVGLSQRSISSLSTSNVSFLSDLGSSSINSHNDFVNPGLLLWTQNRLQWIGATKSNEDHQAIGPTISLNATYDSLLSSRERFRRPIPLSEMVDFLVDVWEQEGLYD
- the LOC110796824 gene encoding uncharacterized protein isoform X3, encoding MVVEKHSLSDDFWGTSTGDLENPVGLSQRSISSLSTSNVSFLSDLGSSSINSHNDFVNPGLLLWTQNRLQWIGATKSNEDHQAIGPTISLNATYDSLLSSRERFRRPIPLSEMVDFLVDVWEQEGLYD